From Bacillus sp. Marseille-P3661:
CAATTTGTTCATGGTTTCCAGTTTCACAAAATGTCACATCGATCTGCATTTTTGGTAAAAATTCTGTGAAGATTTTATTCGTTCCACCATAGGTATCTTTAATGGTTACGATTCTGTCACCAGGTGTCAAAAAAGTATATAAGGCATTGCTTATTGCGGCCATACCTGTTGAAAAGCTTGTTACAGCTTCAGCTTCCTCCAGCAATTTTATTTTATCTTCAAACGCTTGAACGGTTGGATTTGTGTTTCGACCATAAATGTGACCTTTTCTTTTACCAGTCGCTACCTCATACCATTCATCAATATCCTCATATCCAAATGAAACACTATGAACAACAGGCACTTGTGTAGCTCCATGAACTAAATAGTCCTTTTCTCCTGCCCAGACCGATTTCGTAGACATTCTAATTTGATTTTGTTTTGTCATAGAATATCACTCCTAATTTTCATAATTGACTAAGGATCGACATATGGTACTTATACATCCTACATTCATGTTACGTGATATCTAAAAAAAAAACATTCGTCAAAATGTAAGAAAAGTGAGTAGCGATACTAGTCAAATTTTATGTGTGTTTGCAACTACCGTAAACACTGAATGGAGGAATTAAAATGTACGTTAATATAAGGAGAATATGCGATTTACCAGTTATGAAGGATTGTAACCTTTTAACAGCAATAGATCACATTGAAGATACAAAAGTGGAATGGGTTTCGGTCATTGAAATGCCAGTTGAGAATTTCGTAAGAGAGAATGAACTTGTCCTTACCACAGGCATGGGCTGTGGCCATGACGAAAAGCTACTCATCCAATTTGTAAAAGAAATTATTGAATCAGGCGCATCCGCCTTAGCCGTTGCGATCGGAAAATATATTGATAGAATCCCAGAATCTATTTTGCTACTAGCTGAAAACCATAAATTCCCAATTATTACATTACCTTGGGAAACTCGATTTTCCGATGTAATTGAGGCTATTTTTGGAGCATTACATCAGCGAAATAATAAGCTGCTTGAAAATTCAAAGGATATGCAGCAACAGCTATTAACACTTATTTTACAAGGGGGAGAATTCTCAGATATCGCTAACTATATCTATAAAAGAATTCAATCACCCTCGATCATAACAGATAAACGTGGACATATTCTTGGGAAAAGTAAAAATTCAAAAATGTTCATTCAAAATTGGGAGGAATTTGTCCATTCCGAAGCGTATGCTATCTCGCGAACTCCATTTGAAACGAAAGACCTAACTACTTCACCATACATCCGATATATTACAATAAAAGGGCGTTCAGTACTCCAATTTATGGTTCAATCTTCTAGTGAAATTCAGGGTTACATGCTAATCGATGGTGTTACTAAACAGCATCAAGATGAAAACTTTTTCCGGTCTACTATGTCACTGTTAGAGCATGCAGCGATGGCTACAGCACTCTGTTTCTTAAAAGAAAATACTATTC
This genomic window contains:
- a CDS encoding PucR family transcriptional regulator gives rise to the protein MYVNIRRICDLPVMKDCNLLTAIDHIEDTKVEWVSVIEMPVENFVRENELVLTTGMGCGHDEKLLIQFVKEIIESGASALAVAIGKYIDRIPESILLLAENHKFPIITLPWETRFSDVIEAIFGALHQRNNKLLENSKDMQQQLLTLILQGGEFSDIANYIYKRIQSPSIITDKRGHILGKSKNSKMFIQNWEEFVHSEAYAISRTPFETKDLTTSPYIRYITIKGRSVLQFMVQSSSEIQGYMLIDGVTKQHQDENFFRSTMSLLEHAAMATALCFLKENTILETELRLRDDFIWSLAKGTLTSWDQVLSRAKSLRYNVSLPYICLIGYPENLQQIYQKYEDNGLSFEHWLQSITRRMEDEIFYCGRAMYCNTMNTFQREHLITFLEIKNNNINHCVNRFLSLLDQRLSTLLPELTISWGIGKTAGVNCFHDSYHEAQIALDIGRRLKGKGHHTVYADTRMDRAMMALAENIELKNITESTLGPLLQYEQERKIELISTYLSYSQNRCNVSQTARDLNLHRQSLLYRLKKIETLTGCNLDNPDDVFLLELTIRLWTIGILA